Proteins from a single region of Pyrus communis chromosome 6, drPyrComm1.1, whole genome shotgun sequence:
- the LOC137737875 gene encoding anaphase-promoting complex subunit 13 — MADLNPGILIDIVDEEWMRSTLPDDELPLPPVLVVRTDDTEDSNQETQQVDADGWHDLALPSQ, encoded by the exons ATGGCTGACTTAAACCCGGGTATACTAATAGATATTGTGGATGAAGAATGGATGAGAAGCACTCTTCCTGATGACG AGCTTCCCCTACCACCAGTGCTTGTTGTACGGACTGATGACACTGAGGATTCCA ATCAAGAGACTCAACAAGTTGATGCGGATGGTTGGCATGATCTTGCATTACCTTCCCagtga